One window of the Haemorhous mexicanus isolate bHaeMex1 chromosome 15, bHaeMex1.pri, whole genome shotgun sequence genome contains the following:
- the LOC132334359 gene encoding LOW QUALITY PROTEIN: ADP-ribosylation factor-like protein 3 (The sequence of the model RefSeq protein was modified relative to this genomic sequence to represent the inferred CDS: deleted 1 base in 1 codon) has protein sequence MEEQQLIPEPVILFLPRERGACQSRTHRRAPGTSPGSSPGGAAGRSDSQTMGDVQKVSGKGPGTPQGSPSTPCPQGLLSVIQKLKGSPEQELRIVLLGLDNAGKTTLLKRLASEEVSTITPTQGFNIKSVQSHGLKLNVWDIGGQRSIRPYWKKYLGSTDLLIYVIDSADQKRFEETGQELAELTEDESLTGVPLLVFANKQDLVTAAPAAEIAEGLSLHTYRDREWQIQACSALSGEGVQDGMNWISSQIMNRKK, from the exons ATGGAGGAACAGCAGCTAATTCCGGAGCCCGTAATCCTCTTCCTCCCCCGGGAACGGGGAGCGTGCCAGTCACGAACCCACCGGCGGGCCCCGGGGACGAGC CCCGGCAGCTCCCCAGGCGGTGCCGCGGGCCGCAGCGACTCCCAGACCATGGGGGATGTGCAGAAGGTAAGCGGG AAGGGACCCGGCACCCCACAGggctcccccagcaccccctgcccccaggggctgctctctgTCATCCAGAAGCTGAAGGGATCCCCGGAGCAGGAGCTCCGCATcgtcctgctggggctggacaaCGCGGGCAAGACGACGCTGCTGAAGCGCCTGGCGTCCGAGGAGGTCAGCACCATCACCCCCACACAG GGATTCAACATCAAGAGCGTGCAGTCCCACGGTTTGAAGCTGAATGTTTGGGATATCGGGGGGCAGCGCTCCATCCGCCCATACTGGAAGAAGTACCTGGGCAGCACAGACTTGCTG ATTTATGTCATTGACAGTGCTGACCAGAAGCGTTTTGAGGAGACAGGGCAG gagctggcagagctcacaGAGGACGAGTCCCTCACGGGGGTCCCGCTGCTGGTGTTTGCCAACAAGCAGGACCTGGtgactgcagcacctgcagctgaaATCgcagaggggctgagcctgcacaCCTACCGGGACCGGGAGTGGCAGATCCaggcctgctcagccctgtctGGGGAAGGGGTGCAG GATGGGATGAACTGGATTTCCAGCCAGATCATGAACAGGAAGAAGTGA